A region from the Rosa rugosa chromosome 6, drRosRugo1.1, whole genome shotgun sequence genome encodes:
- the LOC133717830 gene encoding uncharacterized protein LOC133717830 has translation MRCKKHAADLTSAVGVCASCLRERLTAIIEAQTRAQAQLQLQAQLSRLHSRSNGVAPEEPLKSDPNPPPLIFPRSVSPYVSRRKSDDSAWRHHHNRSDHDHDHDHNHQRHHIRFYSTPQVGPTYDGGAATIGGSYRKSKPKFSLLTSLFRSRSDKFWTDPRVSSRDSTSTSASPSWFSTIFAGKRGKQSKQFYSDESTIRVRSRHRRARGMSPDLTHDAGGGGCEDVCDRSASGSGDSSTPDWKRTPVQATPSRRTRSGPVKNVSGLTFCLSPLVRASPNPHWNQKCMQGFPAEVGEVRVATKPHLATAASFSMNRSRKLADIGRATSNR, from the coding sequence ATGAGGTGCAAGAAGCACGCCGCCGACCTCACAAGCGCCGTCGGCGTCTGCGCCTCTTGTCTCCGGGAACGACTGACCGCCATCATCGAGGCCCAGACCCGAGCCCAGGCCCAATTACAACTCCAGGCTCAGCTCTCCCGCCTCCACTCCCGCAGCAACGGCGTCGCTCCCGAAGAACCCCTCAAGTCCGACCCCAACCCCCCGCCGCTCATCTTCCCCCGCTCCGTCTCCCCCTACGTTTCTCGCCGCAAATCCGACGACTCCGCCTGGCGGCACCACCACAATCGCTCCGATCACGATCACGACCACGACCACAACCACCAGCGCCATCATATTCGCTTCTACAGTACGCCCCAGGTGGGGCCTACCTACGACGGAGGAGCCGCCACTATCGGAGGCTCGTACAGGAAGAGCAAGCCCAAGTTTTCGCTCCTGACGAGTCTGTTCCGGTCCAGATCCGACAAGTTCTGGACGGATCCTAGGGTTTCGTCGCGGGACTCGACTTCGACGTCGGCGTCGCCGTCGTGGTTCTCGACGATCTTCGCCGGGAAAAGAGGGAAGCAATCGAAGCAATTCTACTCCGACGAGTCCACGATCCGAGTGAGATCTCGCCACAGAAGAGCGCGCGGAATGTCGCCGGATTTAACGCACGACGCCGGCGGTGGCGGCTGCGAGGACGTCTGCGACCGATCGGCCTCCGGCAGCGGGGACTCATCGACGCCGGATTGGAAGAGGACTCCGGTGCAGGCCACGCCGTCGCGGCGGACGCGTTCGGGTCCGGTTAAGAATGTGTCGGGTCTGACGTTCTGCCTGAGCCCGCTGGTTCGGGCCAGCCCGAACCCGCACTGGAACCAGAAGTGCATGCAGGGCTTCCCGGCCGAGGTTGGCGAGGTCAGGGTGGCGACGAAGCCACACTTGGCCACAGCGGCGTCGTTTAGCATGAACCGGTCGAGGAAGCTGGCTGATATCGGTAGAGCCACTTCCAACCGTTGA